TGCGCGAGGTGATGCAATCAACCAGCAGGAAGACTTCGTAATCGCTCGTCAGCAGATCAAGCACCGTCTGGGTGACACAGATGTGCGCTTCGATGCCACAGATGATGACCTGTTTGATTTGCTGTTGGGCAAGCTGCCCCTGAAACGACGAGGCATCACAACTGCTGAAGCAGAGCTTTTCAATCGCCTGCGAGGTCGCCGGAAGGTGCGGAAGAATCTCTTCCGCCGTGTGCTTCAACCCCTTCGGATACTGCTCGGTGACGATGACCGGGACTTCGAGCAGGCGCGCACCTTGAACGGCTTTGCCGATGCGCGCGGCGACTTCCGCGAAGTCAGGGATGACGGCGCGAAAGGCTTCCTGCATATCAATGACCGCCAGCGCGGCGCGCTCACGCGATAGTTTGCTGATTGCTTTCATAACGGTTCCCGTCCATTCAAGGATGACTATAGCAGCCG
The genomic region above belongs to Blastocatellia bacterium and contains:
- a CDS encoding hydrolase, translated to MKAISKLSRERAALAVIDMQEAFRAVIPDFAEVAARIGKAVQGARLLEVPVIVTEQYPKGLKHTAEEILPHLPATSQAIEKLCFSSCDASSFQGQLAQQQIKQVIICGIEAHICVTQTVLDLLTSDYEVFLLVDCITSRKRESKEVALARLTQAGAIPSNLEMTLFELMRTADSPQFKAVQSLIK